The window tgagttaaacacaaatgcaaatttttacgattttaatttggttagaataatagcaaacttttcaataaatatttttctttgtgttcatctcatcagaaaattaaaatgagcATGATTAATATTATAaccaaaaaaacaataaaacttcagacatttctACATCTTTTGGTATGTATTTTTATGGAAATTGCTCATACAGTTACTTcgtaataattttttgaaaaatatcgattttagttaaaatgataggactttttttggtctgggaactcacttttgtccaatgACTGTATCATTCTACAAAACAGTTAAAGAAAAATTGATCAACGTTAatctcatgaaaaaaaaagaagtgacCTCAAGTGTTCTGAAATGGTAAATAAATCCTGCTATATAGATTGGGTACTTGTTGTGGTGCTCATTACAAATACAAAGTCTATAAGTATAATAAGTCTCATATGGTAACGTCAAAATCGGACAAAAAGAGGAGGGGATTGGGGCTTTGACAATTGGAACTAATCATCTTTTATTATGGTTTTATTATCTAGTTATCACATTTTTGGATTTGGATTTTGTTTTAAGATTTATTTGAGGGCCTTTTTATGACTTACCAAGGCTGAGGCAAGGCCCAGCTAGATATTGATAAGGCTGTTAGGCATCAAAGACAAAGCAATCTGTGGCTAATGTtgatagattacaaaaaatgaaagaacttTTAGATGATAACAATACACTATAACAAATTTTattgtgaaaatgaaaataaatacggcAAAAAACCCAACATTTTACCATAATGTGACAAAAAGATAACAGTCCTGTCATAAATTGATTCAACTAACAATTGTAACTACCGTAGCACTCTTCTTCCCTCTGATAAGTCAGATGTTGTTGGTTGATGTGGTCTGTTGTGCCTTGTATttgctttttaaaaatttttgatAGGACATGGTgccaacagtttgggaattaaaggccaaaaaggggccaaaaaacaagcattttcgtagtttctggacaataacttgtgtaagtatatggatctctctgacattgtataATATGTACAAAACCTATAAACATGTCTTAATaatgcaaacattcaaatttctttttatgATATTGTAGCAAAGCATTTGATATTTCTGTATTGAATGATTTTACTGACCCCCTCTCACATGTATGTTACAGGAGACTCAGTTACAACAGACGATGGAGATCTTAGTTCTGAAACAATGTCTAGGTACGTATTACCTTtcttatattgattgattgattggtatttaatgccactttcagctcTATTGGATATTTTGTTGCAGTCTGCTTTTATTGACAGAAGAAGCAAGGATGCTGTAGAAAACCACTGACATTTCTTAGTGGATTCATTTTGGTTTTTCACATAACAGTACCAAGCTGTACTTATACACTGGATCACTTCTGTTGATTTAAGTTGTTTTGTTTTCATGTCAAATTTTGTAAATTAGCATCTCCTAAGAAACAGCTTTATAGAATTTAACAAATTTTGCACAGATTGTTCTACAGTTCATAAGCATGTGTTACTGATCACTGTCATGTCATTTACTGTGaggcaaatatttattttcaagtttttaGTTTAACCCTTGGAGGTTGGGGTTGAGGGTTGAGCCTAAAACACACAGGTCAGTTCAGTACCATGAGAACACTGAGATTAAGTGACTATGTCAGTGAGAGAGTAACCTTATAaacaacaaaacagaaataaaacttAAGAGGTTAATACACAGTGTTCACTAATAGATGAGTGCATAATATGTCAAACAAATTCAACTAAATGGTATtcttacaaattgaaaataaattgaaaataaacttcaCGGATCTTAATCAGCATCATTTGCATTAATATGCACAAAAATTATATTGATAtctgttttattcttaatttaaTCTTTTGATCACCTACTAGAATAAATTTTTTGTGATACctactgtgtttttttttaatgaatcaaaTATAAGATGATGGGCTTACCATGTTATTTTAATTtgatgctttttttgttttcagtGATGTTGGCAATATAGTGAAGGCTTTATATGGAGAAGATCCACCACCTATTATACTGGTAGGACACAGGTATGTATATAGATAtcatagtttttgtcgagcctgcaacttttgttgcagaaagctcgacatagggatagtgatccggcggcggcggcggctacggcggctacggcggcggcgttagctaactttttaaaagctttatattttagagggtggaagacctggatgcttcatactttgtatatagatgcctcatgttacgaagtttccgtcagtcacatgtcaaatgtccttgacctcattttcatggttcagtgaccacttgaaaaaaaagttcagattttttgtaatgttgaattctctcttatcataagtaataggataattatatttggtatatgcgtaccttgcaaggtcctcatgcccgtcagacagttttcacttgacctcgacctcatttcatggatcagtgaacaaggttaagttttggtggtcaagtccatatctcagatactataagcaataggtctagtatattcggtgtatggaaggactgtaaggtgtacatgtccaactggcaggtgtcatctgaccttgacctcattttcatggttcagtggttatagttaagtttttgtgttttggtctgtttttctcatactttatgcaatagatctactatatttgttgtatggaatgattgtaagatgtacatgtctagcgggcagatgtcatctgaccttgagctcattttcatggttgagtggtcaaagttaagtttttgagttttggtctttttatctaatactatatgccataggtcaactatatttggtgtatggaaatattttatgatctatatgtcagtcccgcaggttttatttgacctcgacctcattttcacggttcattgctcagtgttaagtttttgtgttttggtctatttttcttaaactataagtaataggtcaactatatttgttgtatggaagcattgttagctgtacatgtctgcctggcatggttcatctgaccttgacctcattttcatggttcattggtctttgtttagttatcttggttaatgctaagtttatgtgacagtttttaataaagttttatacttaggactatcaacataatatcaataattagtaaagaaggcgagacatttcagcgtgtgcactcttgtttaaatatCAATGTCGTCACAAcacttgttatttaatttatctaTTAATTGAAACTTTATCACAGTCTTAACCATATAATGCTATTTTgcagtttcttttttgtttgtttattgatcATAATCAATTTTAGGGTTTTCTACTAATGCATGCATATGCACTAGTACTTCACCATTGCTTGATTTTATAAGAGGAGATATCTATTTCATATTTGAAACTTCTCCTAAACCCCTTATTACAACTCTATATAACTTTCTCAAAACCTTAGCAGTTTCCTTCAGAAATTATAGGCTCATGGCAGTACACATTATATCCCTTCTCATCCTTGGCATCTTTTCAGAATTTGATTTAACTTTCCCTGTATCTTTCACCATATATTAAAGACATTGTTTACCTATACTTTTGTTTGTTATCTCAATTGTTGTATTTTGCTTTCTTCAGTGGCTGGTATATAGTGAAAAGGGCGTCTTTCTGTTCAATTTGTGGATTGTTTTGTCCTCCTATTACTGTAAAcatatttagtttatgtacagcttatttgaaaaccataataaaaaacataggtcactgatgagttaaaaaagatatttcaattttaatgcccaaAATggtatttttgcaccaaagggagataatgtgGAGCTTTtataatgatataaacattttaaaagtcatctggctTGATtcgatttttttggttgatttttgtaccatatcataaagtaataactaatagtgtaataaataaaatttgtaatgaaaaaaacaaatgtaaaatttttcgctgaaatttttgtacctgcgagcctccttaaacaGAATAGTAAAAAGTATCTAAGAATGAACTATTAAGCTaatcaaaatgaaaatcattGCCAAAATATGCAGTGATTTTCTTTGATATTCAGACTAATGAAAAGATATAGACTTGGACAGTTTTAATTATCTATTGACAGTATGGGAGGTTCTATAGCAGTAAACACAGCCTTCAGACACCTGATTCCATCCTTAATTGGTCTGATTGTCATTGACGTTGTTGAAGGTAAGAAGTATGGGAGGTTCTATAGCAGTAAACACAGCCTTCAGACACCTGATTCCATCCTTAATTGGTCTGATTGTCATTGACGTTGTTGAAGGTAAGAAGTGTGGGAGGTTCTATAGCAGTAAACACAGCCTTCAGACACCTGATTCCATCCTTAATTGGTCTGATTGTCATTGACGTTGTTGAAGGTAAGAAGTGTGGGAGGTTCTATAGCAGTAAACACAGCCTTCAGACACCTGATTCCATCCTTAATTGGTCTGATTGTCATTGACGTTGTTGAAGGTAAGAAGTGTGGGAGGTTCTATAGCAGTAAACACAGCCTTCAGACACCTGATTCCATCCTTAATTGGTCTGATTGTCATTGACGTTGTTGAAGGTAAGAAGTATGGGAGGTTCTATAGCAGTAAACACAGCCTTCAGACACCTGATTCCATCCTTAATTGGTCTGATTGTCATTGACGTTGTTGAAGGTAAGAAGTGTGGGAGGTTCTATAGCAGTAAACACAGCCTTCAGACACCTGATTCCATCCTTAATTGGTCTGATTGTCATTGACGTTGTTGAAGGTAAGAAGTGTGGGAGGTTCTATAGCAGTAAACACAGCCTTCAGACACCTGATTCCATCCTTAATTGGTCTGATTGTCATTGACGTTGTTGAAGGTAAGAAGTGTGGGAGGTTCTATAGCAGTAAACACAGCCTTCAGACACCTGATTCCATCCTTAATTGGTCTGATTGTCATTGACGTTGTTGAAGGTAAGAAGTGTGGGAGGTTCTATAGCAGTAAACACAGCCTTCAGACACCTGATTCCATCTTTAATTGGTCTGATTGTCATTGATGTTGTTGAAGGTAAGAAGTATGGGAGGTTCTATAGCAGTAAACACAGCCTTTAGACACCTGATTCCATCCTTAATTGGTCTGATTGTCATTGATGTTGTTGAAGGTAAGAAGTAGGGGAGGTTCTATAGCAGTAAACACAGCCTTCAGACACCTGATTCCATCCTTAATTGGTCTGATTGTCATTGATGTAGTTGAAGGTAAGAAGAAGTCTACCTGTTGTCTTTATAAAAGTGTAAGCATAATTAATTTCTGTGGATTCCATATTATTCTTTGGATACTATTTTGGGGGATTTCGTTAGTACAGGTGAACcaagaaattaaatgttcaaggaatgacaaattttctaaaggcttgtatCCAGACTTCTgcaaaacaacgaaattaaatatccatgaatatgtaaggtttccttaatccacaaaaattggtacccacaaaaataaatgaacccaCGTATCAATCTTGTAATAGGCCTTGTTTACAGTTCAAAGCTCCTGGTGCAAAAAGGTAAAACTGGTGACAAATATGATTCACTATTGACACTAAGGTAATTTAATTTGGCTAATATTGATTGTAATAATATGTTGGTCTGAATATATTTATTTCCTGCTATCTATCTACATAGGTAAACAAATAAGACAAGCTGCaaacaattttcaaatgaaaaaatagcATTGTTGACCCTAAACTTCAACAAATACTTTACTAAAAATTCACTTTTTTACtttgtatattttaacatttattggATAATAACAATCTGTGTCTCTACATTTATataataaacttatttaaaaagcATAATAAAGTACTTcacaaaatatttacatataacaAGCTATTATAACCTCAACTTTGATCTTATTAGAATTTAACATTGATGTGACGGCAACATGATAGCATAAAGTATCTATAAGGGTTAGCttgatacaaatattaaaatttttcattgataaatacacacttattttttagtttcatcttttccaaacttttattaaattattatcctttgattaaaaaaaatgatattgttgATAAAGTTTTATCTCTGTATCCTGCATCAGTACAAATGACCCTTTATAAaagtgtttaaatatatatagtaataaAATATAGAGATAGATTTTTATTcttcaatgaattttaaataaatttaattattcCAAAGACTTCTTCCAAGTCTTATATTCATACTGTCTATATACAAGGTGATGACTTCTATGTacatttatataagtaaaaaaaatagatattataGTATTTGGTAAGTTTTACCTACCAGCATACTAGTATTattaagaaaagaagatgtggtatgattgccaatgagacagctcttcacaagagaccaaaatgacacagaaattaacatctatatgtcaccgtatggcctttgaactcttgaaataaaaatgttttctcttaATGAATGCAGATTTAGGAATATCAGTTTACAATTTCAATACtttatgtatttttctttgaCAACTAATTGATGGTTTgagcattttaaaactttttatacaatttctgtgtaattgaaaaatcaaaatattgacaTAATATATTTACGAATGTGCACATGTTATAGTTACATTCATATAATGAAAGTACTTGCTCACATGaataatgaaaattacaataaaaatgatGATGATGGTGAAAGCAAATACATCTTCATGAGTTGTAAGTAACTTATTTACAGTCATCTAGTTATTTCAATAATTCAGCATCACTATACCTGACTCAATATTTACAAtagtttgttttatataatagGAACAGCTTTGGAAGCATTGACCAGTATGCAGAGTTTTTTGAGAGGCAGGCCTGCTGTATTTAAATCTCTGGAACATGCTATTGAATGGAGGTTAGTTCTTATACTTATATATTATGTGACAAGTAAAATAAGATTTAGTATTAGGACACTATGAAGGATAAAATAGTTCATGTTAATCACAGTTGGGACaatgttttgaaataatttcataaataaaaaatcattcttCGCATATAATTTTCAAAGGTAAAACATTTGGTTTTCATAACTGACACTGTTTTATTATGcatgtttataattatataatatcatACAAAGCTTAATGAAAATGAGTCCTTAGGTTGAACAAAGATTTAAAAACTTGTAAATTTGAATTTAAGTAGTAGTGATATCCAAATTTATCGGCAATTCGTATATTTTCCCTTTcatcttactgcctaatattttcgagtatcaacgtACTGGCTGCACATATCtctgaaaatattaggcaatacattgtgacgtcataattaccaATAAACAGATTAATAGGTAGTTTcatttttgatactgactatatcatgtggaatatttCTAAACTCGCCCTTTGGGCTCGTCTAGATAtaccacatgatatagtcagtatcaaaaaccaaactacctattattctatatataacttaaaAAGCAATGATAACATCAAGATACAATCTACAAATTATTCCAAATGTATGTCAACATTGAAAGATTTAATCTCACAATGAGTCTTAGGCAAATGGAATTGTAAGTTCTGTTATTTGATAGAATGTAAAAATggatttttatattgtattataattACAGTTTTCATATTATCTAAGTATCAACAAAACTTTTTATGAATCATATTAAACCATATactatgtgtttttgttttagtgTTAGAGCTGGACAAATAAGAAATGTAGAATCAGCCAAAGTTTCAATGGTTGGACAGCTTAAAAGGTAAGAagaatgttttatataatttggATTACTAAGTAATAACACATATTCCTACCTATAAAGAATGTGCAAGTTAATGCAGAATATATATGAAGGTCAAGACTAAATTGTCAATACTCATCTAACCCTAGATTTTACCATTGAAGTACAGTAGACTCCGGCCAATCGGATACccaaaatgtcagctaaaaatatctgATTGTCCGATATATTCAATTAGCCGATGAACGTATATTCCTCCaaggtttttttcaaaattgacagacACAACCCTAAGATACCAATAGCTATTATAGCTGCTTTATTAATGGAAATTTGTAACTAATCTCAATGTTTTTTTCAGGTACAAGTTCGGATAATTCGGTTGATTGAGTAATAGATCGATCAGttgattatttgtattttgtttatctgtcagtctgttgattttttaattatgtgttgattatctgaataaaatatgTACCTCTTAAACAAGGATTTGTAAAAGTTCACTTTACAAAGTTGTTTTTGCATGATTTGTTTCATTTGTGTGTTAAAACAggtaaaatctaaaaataactaTGAATTCTCGGAAGTAGGCCACAGGTTAATCTATTAATAGCTTAAGAAGTTGATCGAACTCGGATCTAATTTTCTAcagttttttatttatgaaacaaaTTTCCAATTTCAAGTAATACAACTActtttatgattataaaattgGACATCAAGATGAGTAAAATTAATTTGCTTTTCTATCTTATTTGTCGTGGTTCAAAATAAAAGGctgaatattatataaattagGAAAATGGCGTACGTGTGTACAAGTTACATAATTCTATTTCACCTGGGATATGCTATTGACACACGATTCCTTATTTTTTCACgggacttttatatatattttaataaattgttgagAAAGAGGTacttttcatgcatatttaataaatattgatgAACATCACGCACAGTTTATTATTTCTGTCGTGTCCGTGTTTGTAAAGTAAATGATAACGATCACATTTGGATAAACACATAACAAACACATCTTAGGCAAAATATAATATCAGattcataaaataaacaagacaacaagaaaaaacatgttttatttgactaTAAAAGAtcgttttattaataaaatgaaacatttctgtacTGAAGTTTTCTTAAACTTCGTAATGGCGCAACTTCTGGCTTCATTTCCTgtcaagaaaaatatgaaattattttaaaatattggatTGTACatggttttcacacatttttcaTGAATATTCCTATCCAATTAGCCGATATATTCTAATAACCGATATTCGATTATCCGATGTATTTTGACTGAAATGTATAGGGAATGGTTcggtgttttgaaataatattacaatagccGATATATTCGTTTAACCCATATCCGATTAGGTGGAGTCTACTGTATATCTACTGTCCTCTGTATCTAACTTCATTGTCATTTCTTACCCAACATTTTACTGTTTAAAAGCacttcaaacaaaacaaaataatgaagtgttattttcttttactttactttactaaCTGATTGCAATTGTAAACAGAATAAACATATGAAAGCATagacatttaatatatatgtctCACAATGTTTGCCATATGGAAAATTGACATAGGTCTTACTGGAATTCATGAAAGATGCtcagaatatttttataattaagaaCAACCatcttattttgttttgtgttgtaGCTGATAAATGATTTTCCCTGCAGCAACTCATTGTTGGTTCCTCTGACTTTTTCCCTATGTTTAAGATCTTTTGATACATGATGTATTAAACCATCATCACAGCACACATACAAACTTCCATCTTGTAGAGAAGTTATAGAGTTTGAAGGTGATGGTAATTTCgtgttatatattttgttatcaatataattgTACCAGCTTAGTGTTCTATCATTGCTCCATAAAGAAGTGAAGAATATTCTGTCATCAGAAGCATGTAACACAAAGGGAGACATGCCTCCTTGTATTGTTGTTATTGTGCATGTCTCTCCTGTCTGATAATCAACACTCATTAGTTCTCCCTCACCACCTACTACTAACTTGTTGTTTATCATTGCAAGGCCAGCAGCAATACAAATTCCAGGAGTTAGTATGGATTTAAGTATGTGTTTATTGTTTATGTCATACATCTCTATATAGCATCTGAACTGCAGTCTAACTGTAACAGCCACTATAGAGTTGTTGACTACAGTTAAAGACCATGGTGTTCCCTCTAAAGATATACAGTCTGTCTGTGATTCATCAGTGTTACAGATCATTAGTCTGTTCTCATTAGGTTGACAGAACACCAGTCTACCATCATCCATCATCTTTACATCTGTTATGAATTCACTCTTGCCCATAAGGAATAGTGACTGAAGTTTGAACTGTTGATGAAGGAAGAAGATATTTTGTCCTAGTTGATACTGATCTCTGTGTTTTCTTCTTTGGTTATTACCTGAGTAGTAGATACAATACTGATACTAAAGAACAACTGTGAATGTATATTATATGtgcaaaataataaagaatggtctgattaattgtaataaaacatgataacaacTCAAAGGAAACATTAAAAACTCAGTTTCAGCTTTTAACATTTTATCCTGAGCGCATaccatttactgtaaattcattattatttgatgGATGTAAATTTCCTCAATTTATAACTGATTTCATGAGTACAATAAACTCTTTTTTGAAACTTTGTATAATACCTTTAAAGAGAGAACAATAAGGAGAAGGTTCCTTCACATAGTGCCTCCTTCTGCTCTCAATTTTTAGACTTTAgaattatatttcaaatactaATGATGGTAAATAGATTTGATTAAAGATGAAAAgttcaatttatcaaaaacatgtAATATTTGTAAACTTACAGAGAGGAATAATGATTTGTCTGCCACATTCACATGTCAAACCTTTATGGAGGAGTtcctataaatgaaaaaaaactgttGTATTAAGCtagggtcacacattcacgatttttactgctgtccttgacaggaccattcccgattaaaatttataaaaaactgatcaagatcctatgaatcgtggatggaaattcaaactttaattaaaatttgtaaaaataataatttaatcacgataacaatcagatattgttcaggaagcgttgAAATTCAACCTTTTCCAAGCAAATTTtatatcccgataatcccgttctaaatccgcttataatccgatttgtatctttcgccaggtaaaattcaaCCGAGTCTGTCATGACTGcatcccgattctaccgaatgtaatcggacagagatcagatagtgacaagacagtgaaccgacgctgacagAAGTTATCCGTTTGAAAACTCGGCATACTtgggactgtttcggaacggttttGGCAAAAACGGTTCACAATAGACAAGATccggatgcaatctggactcaatcggcagaaaaacagcaatgaaaatttctccagatcattcccgttccataGGACACTGTCCCGAAAATATACAGAATATTGTTAGGAATTCAAttcgatacagcagaatctgccACGACATAGACACGATTGTAATctgactagacaaaatcggctgagtttccccaaATGTTACGGGatgcacctaactgtcggggtgctttgccgaactatttggacccttcccgaccagtaggaatctgatACGAACTAAATAGACTGCGTTCAGACAaaaataggacattccagataattgaggatactaatctgactttttcactttttgtgttgtatcgctgtctgatctcaaacgggagcaataattggcaatgtgtgaaccccacattataattgaagtaaaaaaaataatggggagataactcattacAAGTTTTTAATGGCAAAAATTAAATTCACGAAGACAAATTGTTTAACAGACAACCTTCAATATAAGCTATTTTTTCAAATACTATGTATACAATATTTTTCAATAACACAGATATTAATCGTAGTTCCAAAATGTTCTACTTGAAACCATAATCTGATTAGAAAGTTTTTTATGGCCACAAAGCGAAGCAACGAAGTTGtgggtgccatatagttttacccttgtcagtAATTCTGAATTTCCGTAATTTTGTAATTCTGTAATGCCATCATTCTGTCATTCGGCAACAAatcattatacagagtttttttctaaacgccttcagatattgggctgatttttgattTGTGAATCAACCATGATGAGTtgcagatcaagtttaagtttcgttcaaCTCCTCTAGTTTTGCtgaaattacgtgcttttgactttaataaattgttgataatcagttatacagagtttttctgaacgccttcagatattggcctgatttttggtttgtgagtcaaccatgatgagttacagatcaagtttaagtttcgttccatTCCTCTACTTTTGCTGAAACTATGGGATttagactttgataaattgttgaaaatcacagttatacagactttttttctaaatgccttcatatattgggctgatttttggtatgtgagtcaaccataatgagttacagatcaagtgtaagttttgttccgctctgctaatttttgtcgaaataaagggctttggactttgataaattgttgaaaatcagtcatttttttctttacacctccagattttgagctgatttttaatatgtgagactaccatcatgtttgtgtccacatgtgttcttgaaattgcagatttttcaacattagtgttgctttgacacatctagtttttattagatatacaacTGAAATggatttataaaatgaaaagatAGGGATTTGGTGACTCAAGCTATTTACATTTTCAAAGAACAGTATATTTATTATTGTTAATCATCTTCAAGTCACTGTGTGGCAACTGCTTACAACTTGTGCAAATTAAGACAGCTTATAGGATCATTATAAACAATTGTTAAGTACATGAATATAATGACTGGATTTCAAcacatatacaatacaatacaatacaatatttttattttccaaattaaagggccaaTTAAGAGCATAACAATAATtaaaacatgacataaacattacagagtgattaaagaaacataaaataataattgaaattcaaatgcatgaagaaaggatcagtggtcaaggggagataattttgatatgttttagagtatttaactaattttctgattttcttagttgcaggcctttatccaggtatgcacataaaatagataaaaatctgctatcttcattaatcatgatccatgaaaaaagatcatttatatttaaactatctaaactggggtattttttttatataatcagtgatatctcttctgaggttattgtaaattgggcattccagaagaaagtgcatttcattttcaatacaatttgtattacaatataaacatatcctctcatgtcgaggtaattttcatatttaccacatacattggtaattcgttcatgtctgccagtttctattcttaaacagtgattgctaagtctgtattttgttaacaaatgtttttgtgggtgctttaaatctaaataattttcatagtcaaatgaccttttgaatgaaaaataagtgtccaatttgccttgattctgtaaataaaaatctcgcattttctcccaatcattttgaaaatttaatttgagctgttttttcaataagtttttaaatttattttttcctagatttttacatatatttaggtcaatacccaatttttcactgtagaaaatgatattagagagcCATGAATTATTGGAACTAGTTTGACCTtta of the Mytilus galloprovincialis chromosome 8, xbMytGall1.hap1.1, whole genome shotgun sequence genome contains:
- the LOC143042016 gene encoding uncharacterized protein LOC143042016; translation: MDREDQRRYLVVGSVILEVVTPLFQQKIENDFTTQTTGGFGSFQAFINSQHVIHTLFHLRHRNSWCCKDKTNCRNHTSLPLVYCQWKKLYSENPGPGIHNCHCKFTANPVQLKDLDISLSSLILLNCCTLSQPEAEAVQLLRQYKNDYLSHNTTGCITQTEYNTLWPDLVTYVLRLDPSQNDSLIKIEHRPLDKSLCKKYFTFLLDLHQQIEEIKSTMESVHSSIQAVSSSLSGLNSSVETAFQAMDTTVQEIDLAVHRTDTAVQGMDTTVQVMGTSIQGIETSVQQTNDLLKELLHKGLTCECGRQIIIPLCNNQRRKHRDQYQLGQNIFFLHQQFKLQSLFLMGKSEFITDVKMMDDGRLVFCQPNENRLMICNTDESQTDCISLEGTPWSLTVVNNSIVAVTVRLQFRCYIEMYDINNKHILKSILTPGICIAAGLAMINNKLVVGGEGELMSVDYQTGETCTITTIQGGMSPFVLHASDDRIFFTSLWSNDRTLSWYNYIDNKIYNTKLPSPSNSITSLQDGSLYVCCDDGLIHHVSKDLKHREKVRGTNNELLQGKSFISYNTKQNKMVVLNYKNILSIFHEFQ